The sequence AATTAATTAAGAATTCCGTTGTATTTCAGCAATTTAAAGCACTGGGGTATAAGACGATTGCCTTCGAAACAGGGTACGATTTTACCCAAATAAAAAACGCCGACCTCTACCTGGAACCCGTCAAACCAAGCGCCTTTTTCGGGAGTATCGATCCCTACGAGGTTCTGCTATTAAAAAGTTCGATTTTTAAAATAATTTATGACACGCATATACCTGTCGTTAATCAAATCTTTGACCAGTTAACCTTTCCCTACACCAATCATGTTCAATTACAGCGGTTTATGTTCGAAAACCTCATTAAGATCTCCGGCGATTTAGAGCCGACATTTACCTTTGTACATTTGACCGTGCCCCACACCCCATTTGTCTTTCGCGCAGATGGAAGTTACACCAAAGATCGAAGGTATTTCAGCGGCGCCTTCGTAACGCCGATCAGCAACGAACTCTTTGTTGATGGGTATCTCAATCAACTTCAATATGTCAATACGCAAATCCTGGATACTGTTCAAAAAATCCTGGAAAATTCGAAGACCCCGCCCATCATCATTCTTCAAGGTGATCATGGTGCGATCATGGA comes from Dehalobacter sp. and encodes:
- a CDS encoding sulfatase-like hydrolase/transferase, coding for LIKNSVVFQQFKALGYKTIAFETGYDFTQIKNADLYLEPVKPSAFFGSIDPYEVLLLKSSIFKIIYDTHIPVVNQIFDQLTFPYTNHVQLQRFMFENLIKISGDLEPTFTFVHLTVPHTPFVFRADGSYTKDRRYFSGAFVTPISNELFVDGYLNQLQYVNTQILDTVQKILENSKTPPIIILQGDHGAIMEHRLPILNAYLVPNSIKDRYYSSISPVNSFRLIFQNVFGLNYPLLEDKSYYSKYETLFEWTLEPEKMDRCIK